TCGGAGGTTTTGGGTAGGGGATGAGGCGAGGTCAGAAGTTGTCCGGGGCCGTGTTGGCCACCACCTCTTCCAGCGTGGTGACGCCGTCCATCATCTTGGCCAGGGCCGACATGCGCAACGAGCTCATGCCCAGGCGGATGGCCTCCGCCTTGAGCTCGGCGGCCGAGGCGCCGTTGATGACCAGCTCCTTGAGGCCATCCCAGAAGGGCATGACCTCGTAGATGGCCACGCGGCCGCGGTAGCCACGGTCGTTGCACTCGCGGCAGCCGACCTTCTCGTAAATCGTGAAGGTGCCCAGCTTCTCCGCGGGCACGCCCGCGTTGAGCAGCGCCTGCTCGTCCACGTTCTCCGCGGGCTTCTTGCACGCGGGGCACAGGCGGCGCGCCAGACGCTGGGCGAGGATGAGGTTGAGCGAGGCCGTCACGAGGAAGGGCTCGATGCCCATGTTGAGCAGACGGCTCACCGTGCCCGGGGCGTCGTTGGTGTGCAGCGTGGAGAGCACCAGGTGGCCCGTGAGCGCCGCCTTCACCGCGATTTCACCCGTCTCGAAGTCGCGGATCTCGCCGATCATGATGATGTCGGGATCCTGGCGGAGGAAGGAGCGCAGGGCCGCGGCGAAGTTCAGGCCGATGTCCTCGTGCATCTGCACCTGGTTGATGCCGCCGAAGTTGAACTCGACCGGGTCCTCGGCGGTGGCGATGTTGGTGTCCACCTGGTTGAGCGAGGAGAGCGCCGAGTAGAGCGTCGTCGTCTTGCCCGAGCCCGTGGGACCCGTGACGAGCACCATGCCGTAGGGCCGCTCGATGGCCTCCTTGAACCAGGCGAGCGGCTGCGCATCGAAGCCGAGCTTCGTCATGTCCAGCTGCAGGTTGCTCTTGTCGAGCAGACGGAGCACGACCTTCTCGCCGAAGAGCGTGGGGCACACGCTCACGCGGAAGTCCATCTCCTTGCCACCGCCGAGCTTGATCTTGATGCGGCCGTCCTGGGGCAGGCGGCGCTCGGAGATGTCCAGGTTCGCCATGATCTTCAGACGGCTGGTGATGGCGTTGCGCAGCTTCATCGGCGGGCGCATCACGTCATAGAGCGAGCCGTCGATGCGGAAGCGCACCCGGAAGTCCTTCTCGTAGGGCTCCACGTGGATGTCGGACGCGCGCTTCTTGATGGAGTCCTGGAGGATGAGGTTCACCAGCTTCACCACGGGCGCGTCGTCGGCCGCGCGGGCCATCTCCTCGACGTTGCCCTCCTCCTCCTCCTTGGCGACCTCGATGTCCTCGGCGATCTCGTCGACGAGGG
Above is a window of Cystobacter fuscus DNA encoding:
- the pilB gene encoding type IV-A pilus assembly ATPase PilB; its protein translation is MSGRLGELLVRENLISVQQLRKAQEEQQKNGTRIGTALIKTGAIEESKLTDFLSKQYGVPAINLKDFDIDAEIIKLVPKEVAEKHLVIPVNRAGPSLIVAMCDPSNIYAVDDLKFLTGYNVEPVVASEISIREAIERYYAEKGPDMNALVDEIAEDIEVAKEEEEGNVEEMARAADDAPVVKLVNLILQDSIKKRASDIHVEPYEKDFRVRFRIDGSLYDVMRPPMKLRNAITSRLKIMANLDISERRLPQDGRIKIKLGGGKEMDFRVSVCPTLFGEKVVLRLLDKSNLQLDMTKLGFDAQPLAWFKEAIERPYGMVLVTGPTGSGKTTTLYSALSSLNQVDTNIATAEDPVEFNFGGINQVQMHEDIGLNFAAALRSFLRQDPDIIMIGEIRDFETGEIAVKAALTGHLVLSTLHTNDAPGTVSRLLNMGIEPFLVTASLNLILAQRLARRLCPACKKPAENVDEQALLNAGVPAEKLGTFTIYEKVGCRECNDRGYRGRVAIYEVMPFWDGLKELVINGASAAELKAEAIRLGMSSLRMSALAKMMDGVTTLEEVVANTAPDNF